Proteins from a genomic interval of Tenacibaculum sp. SZ-18:
- a CDS encoding CIA30 family protein encodes MKYLYALLFMIQFTQDKTVLFDFEKGCNISNWQITNDTVMGGISSSQIYLNDAGNGVFTGMVSTDNNGGFAMTRYPLSVDFNSSSKFIELRVKGDNKKYQLRLKSNRYQRYWHIQTFKTSNTWEIIKIPLEDFYASFRGYRLDIDNFSGNKIKEIAILIGNKKDEKFKLEIDYISVN; translated from the coding sequence ATGAAATATCTATACGCCTTATTATTTATGATACAATTCACCCAAGATAAAACGGTTTTATTCGATTTTGAAAAAGGTTGTAATATTTCTAATTGGCAAATAACTAATGATACAGTTATGGGAGGAATTTCTTCCTCCCAAATTTATTTAAATGATGCCGGCAATGGTGTTTTTACCGGTATGGTGTCAACCGATAATAACGGAGGCTTTGCTATGACTAGATATCCTTTATCTGTCGATTTCAATTCTTCATCGAAGTTCATAGAATTAAGAGTTAAAGGAGATAACAAGAAATATCAACTAAGACTTAAATCTAATAGATATCAGCGTTATTGGCACATACAGACTTTTAAAACTTCTAACACTTGGGAAATAATCAAAATACCATTAGAAGATTTTTATGCCTCTTTTAGAGGATATCGATTAGATATCGATAACTTCAGTGGAAATAAAATCAAAGAAATCGCAATCCTCATAGGAAATAAAAAGGATGAAAAATTTAAACTAGAGATTGATTATATTTCAGTTAATTAA
- a CDS encoding SDR family NAD(P)-dependent oxidoreductase — translation MKTILVVGGSRGIGKAVIENLKENHRIINFSRTEGMTHPNVTNYTIDAISSDLPELGDEINGLVYCPGSINLKPINRLSLDDFRKDFEINVIGAVRIIQNYIKQLRNSDSSVVLFSTVATKLGMPFHASVAASKSAVEGLTKSLAGEFATKVRFNCIAPTVTDTSLAEKLLRNDKQKENMENRHPLKKYLQAGEVANLASYLLSEQSNAISGQVFPIDAGIISLKL, via the coding sequence ATGAAAACTATTTTAGTAGTAGGTGGGAGCAGGGGAATTGGAAAAGCAGTTATTGAAAATTTAAAGGAAAATCACAGAATTATAAATTTTAGTCGAACTGAAGGTATGACACATCCAAATGTGACTAATTATACAATTGATGCTATTTCAAGTGATTTGCCAGAATTAGGAGATGAAATTAATGGCTTGGTCTATTGTCCTGGAAGCATTAATTTAAAACCTATTAACAGATTGTCTTTAGACGATTTTAGAAAAGATTTCGAAATTAATGTTATTGGAGCGGTAAGAATAATTCAAAATTATATCAAACAATTAAGAAATAGTGATTCTAGTGTAGTTTTATTCAGTACGGTTGCTACAAAGTTGGGAATGCCATTTCACGCAAGTGTTGCCGCAAGTAAATCCGCTGTAGAGGGTTTAACAAAATCATTAGCAGGTGAATTTGCAACTAAGGTAAGATTTAATTGCATCGCTCCAACAGTTACTGATACCTCTTTAGCTGAAAAGCTTCTTAGAAATGATAAACAAAAGGAAAACATGGAAAATCGTCATCCTTTGAAAAAATATTTACAAGCAGGAGAAGTTGCAAATTTAGCTTCTTATTTACTATCTGAGCAATCAAATGCAATATCAGGTCAGGTTTTTCCAATTGATGCAGGAATTATAAGCTTAAAATTATAA
- a CDS encoding TIGR03643 family protein produces MTDRQIDRIIEMAWEDRTTFDAIKFQFGLKEQEVINLMRREMKPASFRMWRKRVSGRATKHQAKRDFPKGRFKCTRQRNISNNKISKR; encoded by the coding sequence ATGACGGATAGACAGATTGATAGAATTATTGAAATGGCTTGGGAAGATCGTACAACGTTCGATGCTATTAAATTTCAATTTGGTTTAAAAGAGCAGGAAGTAATTAACCTAATGAGAAGAGAAATGAAGCCTGCCAGTTTCAGAATGTGGAGAAAAAGAGTTTCTGGTCGTGCTACGAAACACCAAGCAAAAAGAGATTTTCCGAAAGGAAGATTTAAATGTACAAGGCAAAGAAATATATCAAATAATAAAATCTCAAAAAGATAA
- a CDS encoding cryptochrome/deoxyribodipyrimidine photo-lyase family protein has product MKNKENIAIVWLKRDLRLHDNEALHKAINSNKRVLILYVFENLLLNDPHYSDRHWNFIKQSLSDINKTLSEYNTKVLSVTGDIFAVFNQLQTKYVITDVYSHQETGLLITFNRDKEFARYCRNNSIEWTETINNGVLRGLLNRDDWFERWEDYMYQPQIEFNGSEECFISLSEIHTLSEYFRTTNLKTKDNSNFQYGGTKTAWKYANSFFDGRYENYMFHISKPEASRTSCSRLSPYIAWGNVSIREIFQKAKKLKESSSEKRHLGAFISRLRWQAHFIQKFEMECTMENASINKGYHKLKKSISETYIKAWETGQTGFPLVDASMRCLNETGFINFRMRAMLVSFFTHILWQPWQQATHHLSKNFLDFEPGIHFPQLQMQAGETGINNLRIYNPVKNSHDHDPDAVFIKKWVPELANLPVPFIHEPYLMTPLDQQFNNCIIGKDYPSPIVDIKENRKRASEILWNMKKDKDVLRESLRILKKHTINNRSRMLRDE; this is encoded by the coding sequence ATGAAGAATAAGGAAAATATAGCAATTGTTTGGTTAAAGAGAGATTTACGTTTACATGATAATGAAGCATTACATAAAGCGATAAATTCAAATAAACGCGTACTTATCTTATATGTTTTTGAAAATTTATTATTAAACGATCCTCATTACAGTGATCGTCATTGGAATTTTATCAAACAATCTCTCTCCGATATAAATAAAACTTTATCAGAGTACAATACTAAAGTACTGAGTGTTACAGGAGATATATTTGCTGTATTTAATCAACTTCAAACTAAGTATGTTATAACAGATGTTTATTCTCATCAAGAAACGGGTTTACTTATTACTTTTAACAGAGATAAAGAGTTCGCTCGATATTGCAGAAATAATTCTATTGAATGGACTGAAACCATAAATAACGGAGTTTTAAGAGGATTATTAAACAGAGATGATTGGTTTGAGAGATGGGAAGATTATATGTATCAGCCTCAAATTGAATTTAATGGTTCTGAGGAATGTTTTATATCCTTATCAGAAATTCATACACTTTCAGAGTATTTTAGAACAACTAATTTAAAAACAAAAGATAACAGCAATTTTCAGTACGGCGGAACTAAAACTGCTTGGAAATATGCCAATTCATTTTTTGATGGTAGGTATGAGAATTATATGTTTCATATTTCAAAACCAGAAGCATCAAGAACAAGTTGTAGTCGATTATCTCCTTATATCGCTTGGGGAAATGTATCAATTAGGGAAATATTTCAGAAAGCGAAGAAATTAAAAGAAAGCTCTTCAGAAAAGAGACATTTAGGAGCATTTATCTCAAGATTGAGATGGCAAGCACATTTTATACAAAAGTTTGAAATGGAATGTACCATGGAAAACGCAAGTATTAATAAAGGATACCATAAGCTAAAAAAATCGATTTCTGAAACATATATAAAAGCCTGGGAAACAGGACAAACTGGTTTTCCTCTAGTGGATGCTTCTATGCGATGTTTAAATGAAACTGGATTTATAAATTTTAGAATGCGTGCAATGTTAGTTTCTTTTTTTACACATATTTTGTGGCAACCATGGCAGCAAGCAACGCATCATTTATCTAAGAATTTTTTAGATTTTGAACCGGGAATTCACTTTCCACAACTCCAAATGCAAGCAGGTGAAACAGGAATAAATAATTTAAGAATTTATAATCCAGTGAAAAATAGTCACGACCACGATCCAGATGCTGTATTTATTAAAAAATGGGTACCTGAATTAGCAAATTTACCAGTACCATTTATTCATGAGCCATATTTAATGACACCATTAGATCAACAGTTTAATAACTGTATTATTGGTAAAGATTACCCTAGTCCTATTGTTGATATAAAAGAAAATAGGAAAAGAGCGAGCGAAATACTTTGGAATATGAAAAAAGACAAAGATGTACTCCGTGAGAGTTTAAGGATATTGAAGAAACATACGATTAATAATAGAAGTAGAATGCTAAGAGACGAATGA
- a CDS encoding cryptochrome/photolyase family protein: MNKSIIIFPHQLVQNLKDFVSSDTTVFLVEETLFFNQYNFHKQKLVFHRSSMKFYEDYLSNIGFKVNYIDAKNELSDTRNLLSYILRKGIEEVTIFDPTDNWLEKRISEVKENLRINWLENPLFLNTKDDLSSFFKETKKKFFQTSFYKEQRLKRNVLVTNGEPVGGKWTYDVDNRKKYPKNKITPVVIFPDTNEFFKKAVSYVNSEFKDNVGELHDFQIYPSTYKEAEDWLRDFYEVRFHEFGDYEDAILQDRNFLHHSILSPLINVGLLSPKYVIESSIDYATKNDIPINSLEGFVRQILGWREFIRGVYMVKGSEERTKNFWKHSRKIPDSFYDGTTGILPIDKTIKRVIKTSYTHHIERLMILGNFMLLCEFDPDEVYRWFMELFIDAYDWVMVPNVYGMSLFADGGLMSTKPYISSSNYVKKMSDYPNGDWQLIWDGLFWRFMDKNREFLSKNPRLRMLISNLDKMSDEKRTTLFEKAEGFLETLENNHDEREVNFSLKFNEE, from the coding sequence ATGAACAAAAGCATAATCATATTTCCCCATCAGTTGGTTCAAAATCTTAAAGATTTTGTTTCTAGTGATACAACAGTATTTCTAGTGGAAGAGACATTATTTTTTAACCAATATAATTTTCATAAACAAAAACTTGTTTTTCATAGGTCATCTATGAAATTTTATGAGGATTATTTATCGAATATTGGTTTTAAAGTAAATTATATAGATGCTAAAAATGAACTTAGTGATACTCGAAATTTACTTTCATATATATTAAGAAAAGGGATAGAAGAAGTAACTATTTTCGATCCAACTGATAATTGGTTGGAAAAAAGAATATCTGAAGTAAAAGAGAATCTAAGGATTAATTGGTTAGAAAATCCTCTCTTTCTCAATACCAAAGATGATTTATCTAGTTTTTTCAAAGAAACTAAAAAGAAGTTTTTTCAGACCTCGTTTTATAAAGAACAACGATTAAAGCGAAATGTTCTGGTAACTAATGGAGAACCTGTAGGAGGAAAATGGACTTATGATGTGGATAATCGTAAAAAATATCCAAAGAATAAAATTACACCTGTCGTAATATTTCCTGATACAAATGAATTTTTTAAGAAAGCTGTTTCTTATGTGAATTCAGAGTTTAAAGATAATGTCGGAGAACTTCATGATTTTCAAATTTATCCGTCTACTTATAAAGAAGCTGAAGATTGGTTAAGAGATTTTTACGAAGTTAGGTTTCATGAGTTTGGAGATTACGAGGACGCTATTTTACAGGATAGAAATTTTTTACATCATAGTATTTTATCTCCTTTAATCAATGTCGGATTGCTTTCACCAAAATATGTAATAGAGTCTTCTATCGATTATGCAACTAAAAATGATATTCCAATCAATTCTTTAGAAGGTTTTGTGCGTCAAATTTTAGGGTGGCGAGAATTTATAAGGGGAGTTTATATGGTAAAAGGTTCAGAAGAAAGAACGAAAAACTTTTGGAAACATTCAAGAAAAATACCTGATTCATTTTATGACGGTACCACAGGAATCTTACCAATCGATAAAACAATTAAAAGAGTTATTAAAACTTCATATACACATCATATTGAAAGATTGATGATACTTGGAAATTTTATGTTGCTATGTGAATTTGATCCTGATGAAGTATATAGATGGTTTATGGAGTTATTTATTGATGCTTATGATTGGGTAATGGTTCCAAATGTATATGGTATGAGTCTTTTTGCTGATGGTGGACTAATGTCTACAAAACCGTACATAAGTAGTAGTAATTATGTAAAGAAAATGAGTGATTATCCTAATGGTGATTGGCAACTTATTTGGGATGGATTATTCTGGAGATTTATGGATAAGAACAGAGAATTCTTATCAAAGAATCCAAGATTACGAATGTTGATTTCTAATTTGGATAAAATGAGTGATGAAAAGAGAACTACTTTATTCGAAAAAGCAGAAGGATTTCTAGAAACTTTAGAAAATAATCATGACGAAAGAGAAGTGAATTTTAGTTTAAAATTTAATGAAGAATAA
- a CDS encoding DASH family cryptochrome, protein MQKSKTAIVWFTNNLRVNDNKALYEACDKYERVIGVFCFNPRLYENTQFGFKKTEKYRAKFTLESTEELRVNLKALNISLFLCYEHPQLFLPKFCLKHNADALFFQQEFTYEETEEINDIKKLIPENIEVFEFYDQLLYDPSDLSFKIQQTPQVFTDFRKKVQKYSKVKNVVYPNKKCKENLLNEQNERITLETLGFTNYNITTQTAFPFQGGEHSALKRLQEYFFETENLSFYKKTRNGLLGTEYSSKFSPWLANGCISPKTIYWKVKEYEKTVEKNDSTYWLIFELIWRDYFKFISMKHGNDLFKLEGIRQINYEWKTSKTLVQKWINGETSEPFVNANMIELRETGWMSNRGRQNVASYFAKELLLDWRIGAAYFESMLLDYDVHSNYGNWQYVAGVGNDPRDRKFNIKLQAERYDSNGKFQRTWLQPILF, encoded by the coding sequence ATGCAAAAGTCAAAAACAGCAATAGTTTGGTTTACAAACAACCTAAGAGTTAATGATAACAAAGCACTTTACGAAGCTTGCGACAAGTATGAGCGAGTGATAGGTGTGTTTTGTTTTAACCCTAGGTTATATGAAAACACCCAATTTGGTTTCAAAAAAACAGAAAAATATAGAGCTAAATTCACATTAGAATCAACAGAAGAATTACGTGTAAATTTAAAAGCATTAAACATTTCTCTCTTCTTATGTTATGAGCATCCGCAACTTTTTTTGCCTAAATTTTGTCTGAAGCATAACGCGGATGCTCTTTTTTTTCAACAAGAATTTACATACGAAGAAACAGAGGAGATTAATGATATAAAGAAATTAATTCCAGAGAATATTGAGGTGTTTGAATTTTATGATCAGCTTTTATATGACCCATCTGATCTTTCCTTTAAAATTCAGCAAACACCTCAAGTTTTCACAGATTTTAGAAAAAAGGTTCAGAAATACTCAAAAGTAAAGAACGTTGTTTACCCTAATAAAAAGTGTAAAGAGAACTTATTAAATGAGCAAAATGAAAGAATAACTCTTGAGACATTAGGATTTACGAATTACAATATTACCACTCAAACTGCCTTTCCATTTCAAGGTGGAGAGCATTCAGCTTTAAAGAGGTTACAAGAGTATTTTTTCGAAACTGAAAACCTTTCATTTTATAAGAAAACAAGAAATGGGCTTTTAGGTACAGAATATAGTTCCAAGTTTTCGCCGTGGTTGGCTAATGGTTGTATTTCGCCAAAAACTATTTATTGGAAGGTTAAAGAGTACGAAAAAACTGTCGAAAAAAATGATTCTACGTATTGGTTGATTTTTGAACTTATTTGGAGAGATTACTTCAAATTTATTTCTATGAAACACGGAAATGATTTGTTCAAATTAGAAGGGATTCGTCAAATAAATTATGAATGGAAAACATCTAAAACCTTAGTTCAAAAATGGATTAATGGTGAAACAAGTGAACCTTTTGTAAATGCTAATATGATTGAATTAAGAGAGACAGGATGGATGAGTAATCGAGGTAGACAAAATGTAGCATCGTATTTCGCAAAAGAATTATTACTCGATTGGAGAATTGGTGCTGCATATTTTGAAAGTATGTTATTAGATTACGATGTGCATAGCAATTATGGCAATTGGCAATATGTTGCAGGTGTTGGAAATGATCCGAGAGATAGAAAGTTTAATATTAAACTACAGGCTGAAAGATATGATTCGAACGGAAAGTTTCAGCGCACGTGGCTACAACCTATATTATTTTAA
- a CDS encoding DUF2256 domain-containing protein: MRGVKKQHLPTKICLVCERPFKWRKKWERDWDNVKYCSKKCKSQKQQ, translated from the coding sequence ATGAGAGGAGTTAAAAAACAACATTTGCCAACAAAAATATGTTTGGTTTGCGAAAGGCCATTTAAATGGAGGAAAAAATGGGAGAGAGATTGGGATAATGTAAAATACTGTAGTAAAAAATGCAAAAGTCAAAAACAGCAATAG